Proteins from one Rosa chinensis cultivar Old Blush chromosome 7, RchiOBHm-V2, whole genome shotgun sequence genomic window:
- the LOC112180912 gene encoding uncharacterized protein LOC112180912 codes for MPPSLTLKNFKNLDLGKIDETNDSGLASFVAGLFAHSLSWKGSVIRFSVLKAPRLDVLKISMSPPQEIADGVSIWEWYSFMWYFQKSQALITENISDSGASETRLVKPSFWSHKPVEHEYAGGKQIMFSDLFPYLIASNYTQSSISPNIRRSSAACHGIVMSSYSCQSEA; via the exons ATGCCACCAAGTTTGacattgaaaaacttcaaaaatttggATCTTGGAAAGATTGATGAG accAATGATTCTGGATTAGCATCATTTGTTGCTGGACTATTTGCCCACTCTCTCAGCTGGAAG GGATCTGTCATTCGCTTTTCAGTATTAAAAGCACCTCGCTTGGATGTACTGAAGATTTCTATGAGTCCACCACAAGAAATAGCAGATGGAGTTTCAATATGGGAATG GTACAGTTTCATGTGGTACTTTCAAAAGAGTCAGGCACTGATTACTGAGAATATTTCTGACAGTGGTG CTTCAGAAACTAGACTTGTGAAACCGTCCTTTTGGTCTCATAAACCTGTGGAACATGAATATGCTGGGGGGAAGCAAATCATGTTCTCCGACCTTTTTCCATACTTGATAGCATCCAACTATACCCAAAGTTCCATATCCCCCAACATAAGAAGATCAAGTGCTGCTTGTCATGGAATTGTGATGAGCTCCTACTCTTGTCAAAGTGAAGCTTGA
- the LOC112179514 gene encoding leucine-rich repeat extensin-like protein 3 yields the protein MATANSISIAMVPFSSTITTFLLIMLVMHSATVSVAMESSTDSTNSTAIVLESKDQITSCTMCDECPNPCPVPSSPPPPPPVVECPPPPSLPPPSPPIVECPPPPSLPPPSPPVVECPPPPSLPPPSPAPVPALPECPPPPAPASPCQGTCSYSPPGVPALIPNRPPRQPYVPNPGNSIFPPNVNPVYYYDPPKPDFSKSVDMQYSTTVTSIFVFFSTSFLVICFF from the coding sequence ATGGCTACGGCAAATTCGATTTCGATTGCGATGGTACCTTTCTCATCTACTATTACTACTTTCCTTCTGATCATGCTAGTCATGCATTCAGCTACTGTTTCAGTAGCCATGGAATCGTCCACAGATAGTACTAATTCCACTGCAATAGTACTAGAATCCAAAGACCAAATAACCAGCTGCACAATGTGTGACGAGTGCCCCAACCCGTGCCCTGTgccatcatcaccaccaccaccaccaccagttGTTGAAtgcccaccaccaccatcactgcCACCGCCATCACCACCAATTGTTGAATGCCCGCCACCACCATCACTACCACCGCCATCACCACCAGTTGTTGAATGCCCGCCACCACCATCACTGCCACCGCCATCACCAGCACCAGTTCCGGCTCTCCCTGAAtgtccaccaccaccagcacctGCGTCTCCTTGTCAAGGAACTTGCTCGTACTCCCCTCCAGGTGTGCCAGCATTAATCCCGAATCGTCCACCACGTCAACCATATGTACCTAATCCTGGCAATTCAATATTCCCCCCAAACGTTAATCCCGTATATTATTACGATCCGCCAAAACCTGATTTCTCTAAATCCGTTGATATGCAGTACTCCACGACCGTTACCTCTATCTTTGTCTTCTTTAGCACTAGTTTCCTAGTTATTTGCTTCTTCTAG